A section of the Sandaracinaceae bacterium genome encodes:
- a CDS encoding DnaJ domain-containing protein, which produces MASSFARPIEIMMIERDSAMVELARSSLELAGLPAEVHAFGARDAALGALANGGQDVLLVDLELVGSGFLDRLRAASAPRKLPLIALSAIPDEAADYVFPRPRDEGDFMGIVAAIKFFWMNEAPSLPPPPPPPAAPSLPSVPPRRLSHIDLMTLPIEPAEAYLLSILDGAMGVDELCSVLGSPPAQARKMLRRLSDLGAVSWQAPHPSLPPPPPPVAISSPSWPAVPAVPSTPPPAEPAAPPSEPAPAAEPAVEASGARFTAERKRQIDDAYALADEADHYELLGVPRDATRKDIREAYFALAKLFHTDTLYGVELGDYRHKMDRVFHAITEAYDVLGKSKRRREYDEYLGAVRETAGLDEATPPEPEPPPEPAAPPASASSQKPRRTRSETMRAIADHRLRDLRANRRNAAPPPAAPADKPDPLRSLSRALTQVSRSSGRLDRADRLIADARDAEKKGNFAGAAEALRIAVAWRPDDETLKADAERLRWQAVRSKAEAFEKRARYAQERMRWEEAAKCWAKVADARPNEAEPQEHAANAALRANELPLAARYAKRAVELRPDAASGHRLLGMSFAAANKPASAKRALEKALSLDPKDVEARQQLEQLDA; this is translated from the coding sequence ATGGCCAGCAGCTTCGCCAGACCGATCGAGATCATGATGATCGAGCGCGACTCGGCCATGGTGGAGCTCGCTCGCAGCAGCCTCGAGCTGGCCGGTCTGCCGGCCGAGGTCCACGCGTTCGGCGCGCGCGACGCGGCGCTCGGCGCGCTCGCGAACGGTGGCCAGGACGTCCTGTTGGTGGATCTGGAGCTCGTGGGGAGCGGCTTCCTGGACCGGCTCCGCGCGGCGAGCGCCCCTCGAAAGCTCCCGCTGATCGCGCTCTCGGCCATCCCCGACGAGGCGGCCGACTACGTCTTCCCTCGGCCGCGCGACGAGGGCGACTTCATGGGCATCGTGGCGGCCATCAAGTTCTTCTGGATGAACGAGGCGCCCTCCCTGCCGCCGCCGCCGCCTCCGCCCGCCGCGCCCAGCCTGCCGAGCGTCCCGCCGCGCCGGCTCTCTCACATCGACCTGATGACCCTGCCGATCGAGCCGGCGGAGGCCTATCTCCTGTCGATCCTCGACGGCGCGATGGGGGTCGACGAGCTCTGCAGCGTGCTGGGATCGCCTCCGGCCCAGGCGCGCAAGATGCTGCGGCGCCTCTCCGACCTGGGCGCGGTGAGCTGGCAGGCCCCCCACCCGAGCCTCCCGCCGCCACCGCCGCCGGTCGCGATCTCGTCGCCCTCGTGGCCCGCGGTGCCCGCGGTGCCCTCCACGCCCCCGCCCGCCGAGCCCGCGGCGCCTCCGTCCGAGCCCGCCCCCGCCGCGGAGCCCGCCGTGGAGGCGTCGGGCGCGCGCTTCACGGCCGAGCGCAAGCGGCAGATCGACGACGCCTACGCGCTCGCGGACGAGGCCGATCACTACGAGCTGCTCGGCGTGCCGCGCGACGCGACGCGCAAGGACATCCGCGAGGCGTACTTCGCGCTCGCGAAGCTCTTCCACACCGACACCCTCTACGGCGTCGAGCTCGGTGATTATCGCCACAAGATGGACCGTGTGTTCCACGCGATCACCGAGGCGTACGACGTGCTCGGCAAGTCGAAGCGTCGGCGCGAATACGACGAGTACCTGGGCGCGGTGCGGGAGACGGCGGGGCTGGACGAGGCGACGCCGCCCGAGCCCGAGCCGCCGCCCGAGCCAGCTGCCCCGCCGGCCTCCGCCTCGAGCCAGAAGCCGCGGCGCACGCGCTCCGAGACGATGCGCGCGATCGCCGACCACCGCCTGCGGGACCTGCGCGCCAACCGCCGCAACGCGGCGCCGCCCCCGGCCGCGCCCGCGGACAAGCCCGACCCGCTGCGGTCACTCAGCCGGGCGCTGACCCAGGTGTCTCGGTCGTCGGGTCGCCTCGATCGGGCCGACCGCCTGATCGCCGACGCGCGCGACGCGGAGAAGAAGGGCAACTTCGCCGGCGCGGCGGAGGCGCTGCGGATCGCCGTCGCGTGGCGGCCGGACGACGAGACGCTGAAGGCCGACGCGGAGCGGCTCCGCTGGCAAGCGGTTCGGAGCAAGGCGGAGGCGTTCGAGAAGCGCGCGCGGTACGCCCAGGAGCGCATGCGCTGGGAGGAGGCCGCCAAGTGCTGGGCGAAGGTGGCCGACGCGCGCCCGAACGAGGCCGAGCCACAGGAGCACGCCGCGAACGCCGCCCTCCGCGCCAACGAGCTGCCGCTGGCCGCCCGCTACGCCAAGCGCGCGGTGGAGCTTCGGCCCGACGCCGCGAGCGGCCACCGCCTGCTCGGCATGAGCTTCGCCGCCGCGAACAAGCCGGCCAGCGCCAAGCGCGCCCTCGAGAAGGCGCTGTCCCTGGATCCGAAGGACGTCGAGGCGCGCCAGCAGCTCGAGCAGCTCGACGCGTAG
- a CDS encoding multidrug effflux MFS transporter, with product MRSSLHPPAPTEALPAAAEIDTPLSISTAELVTMVAALMALNALAIDIMLPALDAIATDLGVVGGNDQQLVVVAYILGFGVPQLVWGPLSDRFGRRPVLFVSLIGYTLAGLACLATQSFEQLLMARFVHGVFASGCRVVAVAVVRDLFAGRGMARIMSLVMTIFMVVPILAPMLGQGVLLIAPWRWTFGVLVLAGFGMLAWTFLRLRETVDMDDREPLSVRATLRAYLAVVKSRVTFGYMVASGVVFGALFAFISASEQVFREVFGKGDTFVFWFAGVALALSCANFANSRLVERFGMRRLSHVALVGFIAVSLSLVAVMHFVGEELWLFFPMFAVVFALFGLIGANFNALAMEPLGKIAGTASAAYGFATTSVSGLLGGLIGRAYDGTTTPLLLGFAALGVASLIAVAVTERGRLFSSA from the coding sequence ATGCGCAGCTCCCTCCATCCCCCGGCGCCCACCGAGGCGCTCCCCGCCGCGGCGGAGATCGACACCCCGCTGTCGATCTCGACCGCCGAGCTGGTGACGATGGTGGCGGCGCTGATGGCGCTCAACGCGCTCGCCATCGACATCATGCTGCCCGCGCTGGACGCCATCGCGACGGACCTCGGGGTCGTGGGCGGCAACGACCAGCAGCTGGTGGTCGTCGCCTACATCCTCGGGTTCGGGGTGCCGCAGCTGGTGTGGGGCCCGCTCTCGGACCGCTTCGGGCGCCGACCGGTGCTCTTCGTCTCGCTCATCGGCTACACGCTGGCGGGGCTCGCGTGCCTCGCCACGCAGAGCTTCGAGCAGCTGCTCATGGCGCGCTTCGTCCATGGCGTCTTCGCCTCGGGTTGCCGGGTGGTCGCCGTCGCCGTCGTGCGCGATCTGTTCGCGGGCCGCGGCATGGCGCGCATCATGTCGCTGGTGATGACCATCTTCATGGTCGTCCCGATCCTCGCGCCGATGCTGGGGCAAGGGGTCCTGTTGATCGCTCCGTGGCGCTGGACGTTCGGGGTCCTGGTGCTGGCCGGCTTCGGCATGCTGGCGTGGACGTTCCTCCGGCTGCGCGAGACCGTCGACATGGACGACCGCGAGCCGCTGAGCGTGCGGGCCACCCTGCGCGCCTACCTCGCCGTGGTGAAGAGCCGCGTGACGTTCGGCTACATGGTGGCCAGCGGCGTCGTCTTCGGCGCGCTCTTCGCGTTCATCTCCGCGTCGGAGCAGGTCTTCCGCGAGGTCTTCGGCAAGGGCGACACCTTCGTCTTCTGGTTCGCGGGCGTGGCGCTCGCGCTGAGCTGCGCCAACTTCGCCAACTCGCGGCTCGTCGAGCGGTTCGGCATGCGGCGCCTCAGCCACGTGGCGCTCGTCGGCTTCATCGCCGTCTCGCTCTCGCTCGTGGCGGTGATGCACTTCGTGGGCGAGGAGCTCTGGCTCTTCTTCCCCATGTTCGCCGTGGTCTTCGCGCTCTTCGGGCTCATCGGCGCCAACTTCAACGCGCTCGCCATGGAGCCGCTCGGCAAGATCGCCGGCACCGCGTCCGCGGCGTACGGCTTCGCCACTACGTCGGTGAGCGGCCTGCTCGGCGGCCTCATCGGCCGCGCCTACGACGGCACGACCACGCCGCTGCTGCTCGGGTTCGCCGCGCTGGGCGTCGCGAGCCTGATCGCGGTCGCGGTCACCGAGCGCGGCCGGCTCTTCTCGAGCGCCTGA
- a CDS encoding Fic family protein — protein sequence MDFRLPWSELDPARRAAPDLEDARERAVAALKRKRGRTQSGRELAERELRFLVWTALGAWCSGWHDPVRTGGASLVWDGAASVGDDDELTAGRVVEALEDWQAWLGALRERFEALPADPDGDEVDALVHAGRELLPVVLERTSAQGDWSRTFANVMSWYVQACGRANEDLSELIATAIEGQVERGVAPSSAAAQALVEELALALAVRDRPPFEGDALEAWWAVRAASPWGIPTPAGYRPTERDAHRQFIRLHDRPRSTVRADAMTRALVRARYGAKQRLKLDQGLLREWLEIALVSSDFTLRRGEVTSRDGGERYARPKDLEQRLAQVLADATDDAVPPMSRAARVYMDLGVLCPFSDGNARVARLTFDYVLSRDGLGMHDATPIFCVRRWAHDTSEPWRFQRVLAACTGPS from the coding sequence ATGGACTTTCGCCTGCCCTGGAGCGAGCTGGACCCGGCTCGGCGCGCCGCGCCCGACCTCGAGGACGCGCGCGAGCGGGCGGTGGCCGCGCTGAAACGCAAGCGAGGGCGGACGCAGAGCGGCCGCGAGCTCGCCGAGCGTGAGCTCCGGTTCCTGGTCTGGACCGCGCTCGGCGCGTGGTGCAGCGGTTGGCACGATCCCGTGCGCACAGGGGGCGCGAGCCTCGTCTGGGACGGCGCGGCCAGCGTCGGCGACGACGACGAGCTGACCGCGGGGCGCGTCGTGGAGGCGCTCGAGGACTGGCAGGCCTGGCTCGGCGCGCTGCGCGAGCGGTTCGAGGCGCTGCCCGCCGACCCCGACGGCGACGAGGTCGACGCGCTGGTGCACGCGGGGCGCGAGCTGCTGCCCGTCGTGCTCGAGCGGACCTCGGCGCAGGGCGACTGGTCCCGGACCTTCGCGAACGTGATGAGCTGGTACGTCCAGGCGTGCGGCCGCGCGAACGAAGACCTCAGCGAGCTCATCGCGACCGCGATCGAAGGCCAGGTCGAGCGGGGCGTCGCGCCGTCGAGCGCCGCGGCGCAGGCGCTGGTCGAGGAGCTCGCGCTCGCGCTCGCCGTCCGCGACCGGCCGCCGTTCGAGGGCGACGCGCTCGAGGCGTGGTGGGCGGTGCGCGCAGCGTCGCCCTGGGGGATCCCGACGCCAGCCGGCTATCGCCCGACCGAGCGCGACGCCCACCGCCAGTTCATCCGCCTCCACGATCGCCCCCGGTCCACCGTCCGCGCCGACGCGATGACGCGGGCCCTCGTCCGCGCGCGCTACGGGGCCAAGCAGCGCCTGAAGCTCGACCAGGGCCTGCTGCGCGAGTGGCTCGAGATCGCGCTGGTGTCGAGTGACTTCACCCTGCGACGGGGCGAGGTCACGTCGAGGGACGGCGGTGAGCGCTACGCGCGTCCCAAGGACCTCGAGCAGCGTCTGGCGCAGGTGCTGGCCGACGCGACGGACGACGCGGTGCCTCCGATGTCGCGCGCGGCCCGTGTCTACATGGATCTCGGTGTCCTCTGCCCGTTCAGCGACGGCAACGCGCGGGTCGCGCGGCTGACCTTCGACTACGTGCTGTCGCGCGACGGCCTGGGCATGCACGACGCGACGCCCATCTTCTGCGTCCGCCGCTGGGCCCACGACACGAGCGAGCCCTGGCGTTTTCAGCGCGTCCTCGCCGCCTGCACCGGCCCGAGCTGA
- a CDS encoding DEAD/DEAH box helicase yields the protein MTTAVPTDVSPSTFEGLSIDPRLIDAVGALGFESPTPIQAEAIPPLVSGRDVIGRARTGSGKTAAFGLPVLERVKAGGKSVKALLLCPTRELALQVTDALRSYAAQLPVRVVTLYGGASYGPQLKALSQGVSVVVGTPGRVLDHLERGTLDLTELELFVLDEADEMLRMGFIDDVEKLLAATPKGRQVALFSATMPPPIKRIAKMHLNEPLIVQVESEELTTAHIAQRGVLVPNRNKLEALQRVLSAEPRGATLVFARTRAGCAEAASYLAQRGLRVDALHGDLNQQARELVVTRLRANQLDVVVATDVAARGLDVEHLTHVVNLDLPNDPETYVHRIGRTGRAGRKGVAIAFVAPSERGRIRRFQDTLGVKIERMDVPSDADILAARRARLVASVVDAKIAPSHLALADELLADGDARELLASALKVMSADRGFDLAETADAEAPRWSRPRERAPQKPHSHPGAPARRPGGPPASNGEEKELFLPVGKRRGVRPGDLVGALANELGIPSGDIGRITISANASFIRVPVEVADHLIQDVRRIQIRGVEVPLVEARPSAHPRAEHAGPSKGFRKQGRPAQRPRPFRPKR from the coding sequence GTGACAACTGCAGTACCGACCGACGTTTCGCCTTCGACTTTCGAGGGACTCTCCATCGACCCTCGCCTCATCGACGCCGTCGGCGCACTGGGCTTCGAGTCACCCACCCCCATCCAGGCCGAGGCGATCCCGCCCCTGGTCTCCGGCCGTGACGTGATCGGCCGCGCCCGCACCGGGAGCGGCAAGACCGCCGCGTTCGGCCTGCCCGTGCTCGAGCGCGTGAAGGCCGGCGGCAAGTCCGTGAAGGCCTTGCTCCTGTGCCCCACGCGCGAGCTCGCGCTCCAGGTCACCGACGCGCTCCGCTCCTACGCGGCCCAGCTCCCCGTGCGTGTCGTCACGCTCTACGGCGGCGCCTCCTACGGCCCGCAGCTCAAGGCGCTGTCCCAGGGCGTGTCGGTCGTGGTCGGCACCCCCGGCCGCGTGCTCGACCACCTCGAGCGCGGCACCCTCGACCTGACCGAGCTCGAGCTGTTCGTGCTCGACGAGGCGGACGAGATGCTCCGCATGGGCTTCATCGACGACGTCGAGAAGCTCCTCGCCGCGACGCCGAAGGGCCGCCAGGTGGCGCTCTTCTCCGCGACGATGCCGCCGCCCATCAAGCGCATCGCCAAGATGCACCTCAACGAGCCGCTGATCGTCCAGGTGGAGTCGGAGGAGCTGACCACGGCGCACATCGCCCAGCGCGGCGTGCTGGTCCCGAACCGAAACAAGCTCGAGGCGCTCCAGCGCGTGCTCTCGGCCGAGCCCCGCGGCGCCACCCTCGTGTTCGCCCGGACTCGCGCGGGCTGCGCGGAGGCGGCCAGCTACCTCGCGCAGCGCGGGCTGCGAGTCGACGCGCTGCACGGCGACCTCAACCAGCAGGCGCGCGAGCTCGTCGTGACCCGGCTCCGGGCCAACCAGCTCGACGTGGTGGTGGCCACGGACGTCGCGGCCCGCGGGCTCGACGTGGAGCACCTCACCCACGTGGTGAACCTCGACCTCCCGAACGACCCCGAGACCTACGTGCACCGCATCGGGCGCACGGGCCGCGCGGGGCGCAAGGGCGTCGCGATCGCCTTCGTCGCGCCCTCCGAGCGCGGACGCATCCGCCGCTTCCAGGACACGCTCGGCGTGAAGATCGAGCGCATGGACGTCCCGTCCGACGCGGACATCCTCGCCGCGCGCCGCGCCCGCCTGGTCGCCAGCGTGGTCGACGCGAAGATCGCCCCGTCGCACCTCGCGCTCGCGGACGAGCTCCTCGCGGACGGCGACGCGCGCGAGCTGCTCGCGTCCGCCCTGAAGGTGATGAGCGCCGACCGCGGCTTCGACCTCGCCGAGACGGCCGACGCGGAGGCCCCGCGCTGGAGCCGCCCGCGCGAGCGCGCGCCTCAGAAGCCGCACTCGCACCCGGGCGCGCCCGCGCGTCGTCCGGGCGGCCCCCCCGCGAGCAACGGCGAAGAGAAGGAGCTGTTCCTCCCGGTGGGCAAGCGCCGCGGCGTGCGCCCGGGGGACCTCGTCGGCGCGCTCGCGAACGAGCTGGGGATCCCGAGCGGCGACATCGGCCGCATCACCATCTCCGCCAACGCGAGCTTCATCCGGGTCCCGGTCGAGGTGGCCGATCACCTCATCCAGGACGTGCGCCGCATCCAGATCCGCGGCGTCGAGGTCCCGCTCGTCGAGGCGCGGCCGTCCGCGCACCCGCGCGCCGAGCACGCGGGCCCGTCCAAGGGGTTCCGCAAGCAGGGCCGCCCCGCGCAGCGCCCGCGCCCGTTTCGTCCGAAGCGCTGA
- a CDS encoding pectin acetylesterase-family hydrolase, whose product MRATAPSATALLACLLSLAGCDGETEPTYDDGLPSRAERGAWIEIEPGGETVCARDTEYRFFARGGDPNKVIIDFQGGGACWNDTTCGFADALFSDSTGDLGEFTDLIDRGVLGGIFDPDGPFADYTIIHIPYCTGDIHWGNARVEYADGLVIEHKGFVNASTALDWVYTRYPAASTILVSGCSAGAYGAALHSAYVARQYPDATIAVLADSGAGIITDTFLEESLPNWNAEEALPSFVPGLDRPLTELSLPDLYIQIGRAFPDLRMAQTATAYDADQIFFYTAMGGDPMDWPGLFRGSLASIQAELPTFRAYVPPGSVHCVTPYTLFDEREVNGVALNDWTVQLVEGESPPESQACEGAECCEDPACDACLAGADEPYCRFCDLWPPSWSECAP is encoded by the coding sequence ATGCGCGCCACCGCACCCTCGGCTACGGCCCTCCTCGCTTGCCTCCTCTCGCTCGCCGGCTGCGACGGGGAGACCGAGCCCACGTACGACGACGGCCTGCCGTCCCGCGCCGAGCGGGGCGCGTGGATCGAGATCGAGCCGGGCGGCGAGACCGTGTGCGCGCGCGACACCGAGTACCGGTTCTTCGCGCGCGGCGGGGACCCGAACAAGGTCATCATCGACTTCCAGGGCGGCGGCGCCTGCTGGAACGACACGACCTGCGGCTTCGCCGACGCGCTCTTCAGCGACTCGACCGGCGACCTCGGCGAGTTCACCGACTTGATCGACCGCGGCGTGCTCGGCGGGATCTTCGATCCCGACGGCCCCTTCGCCGACTACACGATCATCCACATCCCGTACTGCACGGGCGACATCCACTGGGGCAACGCGCGCGTCGAGTACGCGGACGGCCTGGTCATCGAGCACAAGGGCTTCGTCAACGCGAGCACCGCGCTCGACTGGGTCTACACGCGCTATCCGGCCGCGAGCACGATCCTCGTCAGCGGCTGCAGCGCGGGCGCGTACGGCGCCGCCCTCCACTCCGCGTACGTCGCGCGGCAGTACCCGGACGCCACCATCGCGGTGCTGGCCGACTCCGGCGCCGGCATCATCACGGACACGTTCCTCGAGGAGAGCCTGCCGAACTGGAACGCGGAGGAGGCGCTGCCGAGCTTCGTCCCCGGGCTCGACCGCCCGCTGACGGAGCTGTCCTTGCCCGACCTCTACATCCAGATCGGCCGCGCCTTCCCCGACCTGCGCATGGCGCAGACCGCCACCGCGTACGACGCCGACCAGATCTTCTTCTACACCGCGATGGGCGGCGACCCGATGGACTGGCCGGGCCTCTTCCGCGGGAGCCTCGCGAGCATCCAGGCGGAGCTGCCGACCTTCCGCGCCTACGTCCCCCCCGGCTCGGTGCACTGCGTGACGCCCTACACCCTCTTCGACGAGCGCGAGGTCAACGGCGTCGCGCTCAACGACTGGACGGTGCAGCTGGTCGAGGGGGAGAGCCCGCCCGAGAGCCAGGCGTGTGAGGGCGCGGAGTGCTGCGAAGACCCCGCGTGCGACGCGTGCCTCGCCGGCGCCGACGAGCCCTACTGCCGCTTCTGCGACCTCTGGCCGCCCAGCTGGAGCGAGTGCGCTCCCTGA
- a CDS encoding SDR family oxidoreductase: MTRSFVTGATGLIGRHLVDRLLARGGAVSILLRPGSRASRRAALERWGERVEVWPGDVTEPGLGLSDAHAAALADIDHVFHVAGYYDLEGAPAQMEAVNVEGTRRLLALLEGRGFAGVLHHVSSVAVAGTHDGAFGEDMLDEGQRFAHPYHRSKHASETLVRSSTLRWRVYRPSAVVGHSKTGQMDRIDGPYFLFRAIHALRNALPPWVTLPGFEGPALNMVPVDFVADAIAAIASQPGLDARGFHLVDPAPPGFRQTFNLIADAAGAPKLGKARLGKLTRMLPGANHVIAQLESLRFMRRELAADFGVPASVRAAANPDVTYETTNVEAALASTGIRCPPQSAYVEALWDYYLRNLDPKRDRKKRYAAAFAGKRALVTGASSGIGRAMALTLAEAGAHVVLVARRRAELEQLRDEIETAGGEATVAPADLTDHAAVDAMMARALPVDLLINNAGKSIRRPLAESLERFHDLERVMQINFFAPARLIRSALPSMRERGGHIVNVLSAGAHFPSPRFGAYTASKAALSQLGDVLAAEHLHENVRVTNAYLHWVRTPMMDATGKYEDTRAMTPEEATAMVLDGVLDRKQHVARGTDVRRFALARIHPSGLARILNVLYRIYADDPATHPELELDRQVLKRFVRGRLL, from the coding sequence ATGACTCGATCCTTCGTCACCGGCGCCACGGGGCTCATCGGGCGCCACCTCGTCGACCGACTGCTCGCGCGCGGAGGCGCGGTGTCGATCCTCCTGCGGCCCGGATCTCGCGCGAGCCGCCGCGCCGCACTCGAGCGCTGGGGTGAGCGCGTGGAGGTCTGGCCCGGCGACGTGACCGAGCCCGGGCTCGGGCTCTCCGACGCGCACGCGGCGGCGCTGGCAGACATCGACCACGTCTTCCACGTGGCGGGCTACTACGACCTCGAGGGCGCGCCCGCGCAGATGGAGGCGGTCAACGTCGAGGGCACGCGGCGCCTGCTCGCGCTGCTCGAGGGCCGGGGCTTCGCCGGGGTGCTTCACCACGTCAGCTCGGTCGCGGTGGCGGGCACGCACGACGGCGCGTTCGGCGAGGACATGCTCGACGAGGGGCAGCGCTTCGCGCATCCCTACCACCGCAGCAAGCACGCCTCGGAGACGCTCGTGCGGAGCTCGACGCTTCGCTGGCGCGTCTACCGGCCGAGCGCCGTGGTCGGTCACTCGAAGACCGGTCAGATGGACCGGATCGACGGGCCGTATTTCCTCTTTCGCGCCATCCATGCCCTGCGGAACGCGCTGCCGCCCTGGGTCACCTTGCCGGGCTTCGAGGGCCCGGCGCTGAACATGGTCCCGGTGGACTTCGTGGCGGACGCGATCGCCGCCATCGCGTCTCAGCCGGGGCTCGATGCACGGGGCTTCCACCTCGTGGATCCTGCGCCGCCCGGGTTCCGGCAGACCTTCAACCTGATCGCGGACGCGGCCGGCGCGCCCAAGCTGGGCAAGGCGCGGCTCGGCAAGCTCACCCGGATGCTCCCGGGCGCGAATCACGTGATCGCCCAGCTCGAGAGCCTGCGCTTCATGCGGCGCGAGCTGGCGGCGGACTTTGGCGTCCCTGCGTCGGTCCGCGCGGCGGCGAACCCGGACGTGACCTACGAGACGACGAACGTGGAGGCGGCCCTGGCCAGCACGGGGATCCGCTGCCCTCCGCAGTCTGCGTACGTCGAAGCCCTCTGGGACTACTACCTGCGGAACCTCGACCCGAAGCGCGACCGGAAGAAGCGCTACGCCGCCGCGTTCGCAGGCAAGCGCGCGCTGGTGACCGGGGCCTCGAGCGGGATCGGGCGGGCGATGGCGCTGACGCTGGCCGAAGCGGGCGCGCACGTGGTGCTCGTGGCGAGGCGGCGCGCGGAGCTGGAGCAGCTGCGAGACGAGATCGAGACGGCGGGCGGCGAGGCGACCGTGGCGCCAGCCGATCTGACCGACCACGCGGCGGTCGACGCGATGATGGCGCGCGCGCTGCCGGTGGACCTGCTGATCAACAACGCCGGCAAGTCGATCCGCCGCCCGCTCGCGGAGAGCCTCGAGCGCTTCCACGATCTGGAGCGCGTGATGCAGATCAACTTCTTCGCGCCCGCGCGCCTGATCCGGAGCGCGCTGCCGAGCATGCGTGAGCGGGGCGGGCACATCGTCAACGTGCTGAGCGCGGGAGCCCACTTCCCGAGCCCCCGCTTCGGCGCGTACACCGCGAGCAAGGCGGCGCTGAGCCAGCTGGGCGACGTGCTCGCGGCGGAGCACCTCCACGAGAACGTGCGCGTGACCAACGCCTACCTCCACTGGGTCCGCACGCCGATGATGGACGCCACCGGCAAGTACGAGGACACCCGCGCGATGACGCCCGAAGAGGCGACGGCGATGGTGCTCGACGGCGTGCTCGACCGAAAGCAGCACGTGGCGCGCGGCACCGACGTGAGGCGCTTCGCCCTGGCTCGCATCCATCCCAGCGGCCTGGCCCGGATCCTCAATGTCCTCTACCGCATCTACGCCGACGATCCGGCGACCCACCCCGAGCTGGAGCTCGACCGCCAGGTGCTGAAGCGCTTCGTCCGCGGACGGCTCCTCTGA